The Spirochaetota bacterium DNA window CATCAGGGAGAAGCTTTCCCCCTACGAGCTGCCGGTGCTCATGCTCACGGCCCGCAACAAGCCCGATGATGTCGTCGCCGGTCTCGAGGCGGGCGCCAACGACTATCTCACCAAGCCGGTCAACCGCCAGGAGCTCCTGGCCCGGGTGAGCAGCCTCATATCCCTGCAGAATTCCGTGAAGCTGAACAACGAGCTGTCCATCATAAAGCGCGACATACAGATCGCCCATGAGATCCAGAAATCGATACTCTCCCAGGACTTCCCGGTCATCGACGGCGTGGACATAGCCCTCAAGTACGAGCCGATGACCAAGCTGGGCGGGGACTTTTACGATATCCAGATGGTGGGGCCGGGACTCCTCGGGATCCTCCTGGCCGACGTGTCGGGCCACGGCATACCGGCGGCCTTCATATGCTCGATGCTCAAGGTGGCCTACTCGTTCCACCGGCAGGACGCCGGCAACCCGTCGGTCCTCATGAGCCACATCAGCGCCACCATGCTCAATTACACCGGGGGCCAGTTCATCACGGCGTGCTACGCCTGCATCGACCTGGCGGAGAGGAAGTTGCGCCAGTCCAACGCCGGCCACTGGCCGCTTCTCATCTGGAGGAAAAAGGAGCAGCGTCTCCTGGTGGATTTGGAAAACAGCATGCCCATCGGCTGGTACGCCGAGAAGGAGTATCCGATCATGGAGGCGGATATTCTTCCCGGCGACAGGGTTATACTGTACACCGACGGCATCCTGGAGGCGCGCCATGCCGGGGGCAAGCTTTACGGCGAGGCGCGCTTCCATGAGTTCATCAGGACTCACCAGGACAGCAGCGCGTCGGAATTCGTCGACGCCATCTTCAAGGAGATTCTCGATTGGATCGGCGGCGACTCTGATGCGACACTGGGCGATGACATTACCGTAATCGCGGTGGATTTTCTTTCATAACGGGAGCGGGGTACCGATGATTTCCAATATAATCCATATCGTCAACCAGCAGGCCGGCGACGTTCATTATGATAATTTCATCGTGCGTGTCATGGCGGCCGACATGCTCGACATGGACAATGCCGGCGACATGCGGGTCTTTCTCCTCACCCTGGTCAAGGGGGGCGTGAAAAAGATCGTCATCGACATGACGGGCCTCGATTTCATCGACAGCTCCGGCATAGGCGTTCTCATAGACGCCGCCAAGCACCTGCGCCAGCGCGGCGGCGATATCGTCATACTTTCCATGCCGGAGCGGGTGCATATCATCGTGCAGCCGGTGAGGCTGAACAGGTTCATCAAGTTTTTTGAAAGAGAGGACGAGGTCATATATTTTTTCAGGCATGTGTGATGGCCGTTCCTTCACGCGTACCGGGGGCCGCCCGCGAGGGTGTCTCCGCGCGGCGGGAATGGAGCTCATTATGAATGGGGGCGGACGATGAACATACAATTTGACATCATTAAAATTTCCCCGGTGACGCTGGACAAGATCGATTACACGACCACGGTATTCAAGCTGACCCTTCCCCAGAAGGTCGATATCGACAATTCGAACGATCTCTGGATATACCTGAAGACCCTTGTCGCGGGCGGGGCGCAGAAGATATACATCGACCTGAGAAATGTCGGCTATATCGACAGCTCGGGAATCGGCGTCTTTATCAATACCGCCAAGCTGATCCGGAAGCATAAGGGCGACATCGTGATGTCCAATGTCTCTGATGAAATCAAGAGCATATTCAAGGTGATCAAGCTTGAGGATTTTATCAGGGTATGCAATACCGATGTTGATGCGATGAAATCGTTCCGGTTTGTCCAGTGAAGGAGGGGGATGGGCGAAGGCGACATCATGCGGAATGAAAAGGAGTGACTGTGAGCGATAGGGACAAGACAAAAGAAGAGCTGATCGAGGACCTGCAGCGGCTCAGGGCCATGATCGCCGGAAGCCGGAAGCCGGGGCCGCACCCGGAAGGGATCGGCATGATCGGTTACGGCGACGAGGAGGAATGGCAGGTCATGATGGATATGCTCGGCGATTTTCTTTTTGTCGTCGACATCAGGGGAAGCATCATCAAAACCAACCCCGTGACGATACGGAGGCTCGGCTACTCCATGGAGGAGCTCCTGTCGATGAATGTCTTTGACCTGTATCCCCCGGACCGGAAAGCCGAGGCCGAGGAAAGCTACTCCCAGATAATCATGGGTGAACGATACCTCTGCGACATCCCCTTCCGCTCAAAGGCAGGGGCGAACATTTCCGTTGAAACGAAGGTAATGCCGGGGAAGCTGTGCGGCACCGACGTGATATTCAGCGTGTCCCGCGACGTGTCCGCCGGGAAAGCGGTGGAGTACGAGCTCCGGTCGGCCTTCGAAAAAATGAAGTCGATACTCAGCTCCGTCGGGGCCTATATCTGGAGCGGCATCATCGACGGCGGCGGCAATTTCTCATACATTTACCAGTCCCCGGTGCTGGCCGATATCACCGGCAAGCCCGTGGCGTATTTTCAGCAGGGTTTTGACGCGTGGTTCGATATAATCTGCGATAACGAACGGGAGCGGGTGAGCTCACAGTACCGGGAGCTCGTGGCCGGCCGGGTTGACCGGGGCGACGATACCTACAAGATATACCACGCGGACGGCACTATCCGGTGGGTCCGCGACATCGTGCTGGCGCGGCCCTTCGGGGACAGGCAGATTCGGCTGGACGGCGTCATCACGGACGTGACGGAGCGCCGACTGGCGATCGATGCCCTGGTGAAGTCCGAGGGGAGGCTGATGGGGATCCTCTCATCCATGACGGAGCTGGTATTCGCCTTCGACGCGGACATGCGGTTCATTTTTTACCATACCCCCGATGTGAAAAAGCTCTACCGCCAGCCCGTGGAGTTCATCGGAAAGCGTCCTGCCGACGTGATGCCGCCGGAGCAGGACGCGCAGTTCCGCGCGGCCTTTGAGACGGCCAGGACGAACGGCGAGGCGGAATTTGAATACTGGCTCGCCATGGATGGCGAGGATCGCTGCTTTTCCGCGAAGCTTTCCCCCATCGTCAAGGACGGCCAGTTCGACGGCGTTGTGGCGGTGGTGCGGGACATCACGGACGACAAGAAGCTCCAGGACGCCCTGTTCCGGTCGGAGCGGCGGTACCGGGAGCTCTTCAACAATATCCATGACGGCTCCACCTGGGTCGACATGGAGGGAAGGCTCATCGATTTCAACCAGCCCTTCGAGGATCTTCTGGGATATGAACGGGAAGAGCTCTACCTGCTGACGGTGTGGGATATCACCCCTCCAAAATGGCACGATCTTGAGAAGGGCGCCATTGACACACAATTGAGGGAACGCAGCTATTCCGACCCGTACCGCAAGGAATATATCAGAAAGGACGGAGCGATAGTTCCCGTGCTGGTCCGGAAGTATCTTTTACGGGACGAAGATGGGAACCCCGAGGGAATGTGGGTGATTGTCCACCGGGTCGTTGAATGAGTGGGATCCCATGGATTCGTCAGGACGCGGGATAGCAGTCGTAAATTGGGGGGCATGGAGCCATCCCGCTCGTCCGCCTCGTATAACATCCATGTTGACTCGGCGGAATCGGCGACGTCCATGTCGCCTACTCGCTGGGATGGCTCCATGCCCCCCCCCCCTAAAATTATACTGCTTCCGGACACGAGCGATGAATTTTACATTTTTCTGGTTGACAATACCGCTCTGTTTAATATGTAGGTCATCTGTACACCAGCAGCAAGCCCAGGTGGTGGAATTTGGTAGACACGCATGGTTGAGGGCCATGTGGGAGTGATCCTGTGCGGGTTCAAGTCCCGCCCTGGGCAAAACATAAGAGCCCCGTATAGGGGCTCTTTAGATTTATAGTTGCTGACGGAAATCTTCCAGCGGCGCTCAAGCGCCGCGCCATCAATACTATCGCAAGGGGAACTGCCGTGGCTACCGAACAAACTTTAGTCCTTATCAAGCCTGACGGGCTGATCAAATCGCTCACCGGAAATATCCTTTCCAGGCTTTCCGAAACAAAGCTTATCATCATTGGCTCCAAGGTCGTGCAGGTGACGGAGGCGCTGGCGAAGGAGCACTACAAGCACCTGAGCGACAAGCCTTTTTTCCATGAGCTGGTGGAATACATCATGGGGGACGTCCACAACACCCATCGGGTCATGGCGCTGGTCTACCAGGGCGACGGCGCCATATCCAAGGTCCGCGAGATCGTCGGGGACACCAACCCTGAAAAGGCGAATCCGGTTTCCATACGCGGGGCCTACGGGCGGATTACCACGACGGGCGTTTTCGAGAACGTGGTTCACGCCTCGTCGAGCACCGAGGACGCGGAGCACGAGATCAAGCTCTGGTTCAAGCCGTCGGAGATCGTCGGGTCCATCTATCCGGTCAAGGACGTGGTGCTGGAAAAGGTCGCCGATAAAGTCTGGGCCTGAGCGGCCCTCAAAAAGCCAGGAGAGAACATCATGAGAATCATACTGCTGGGCGCCCCGGGCGCCGGCAAGGGCACCATATCGGAACTGCTGACGGCGCGTTACGGAATCAGGCAGATATCGACCGGCGACATGCTCCGCAGCGCCGTGAAAGCCGGCTCGGAGCTGGGAACAACCGCCGAGGGTTACATGAAGCGCGGCGAGCTCGTGCCGGATTCCCTCATCCTGGACATCATGGAAAAGAGGCTCCAGGAGGATGACTGCCGGGCGGGGTTTATCCTCGACGGGTTTCCCCGCACCATCGGGCAGGCCGATTCCCTGAAGAAGATGCTCGAGCGCCTCGGCATGAAGATGGACGCCATCGTCAATCTCGAGGTGCCGGAGGATGTTATAGTCCGGAGGCTCACCTCGCGCCGGACCTGCTCAAACCGCGACTGCCAGGCTATATACAACATCCACACCAAGCCTTCAAAGAAGGAAGGGATCTGCGACAAGTGCGGCAGTCCCACGGTACAGCGGGACGACGAGACCGAGGAGGCGATCAAGCAGCGCCTCGCGACGTACGGGGAAAAGACCGCTCCCCTCATCGAGTATTACCGCCATGATCCTGCCTTCATTTCGGCCCCGTCGATCACGCCGGAGCCGGCGATGGAGGCCATCAGGGCGCGCCTGGGCCGTTGAAAGGTCCGGTGGGGAGCCGCGAAAAAATACTTTACAAATAGGCACCCCTGTTAAGCATACTACGTTATTGATGGGGCCGTCGAACGCGAGAAGCGGGACCGGCCATGTTCAATTAAAAACTGGAGAGATGCCCGAGCTGGCCGAAGGGGACGGTCTCGAAAATCGTTGTGGGCTTTGCTCACCGAGGGTTCGAATCCCTCTCTCTCCGCTGTTATAAGTCGAAAGCGCGCAGTCCCTTGCGCGCCAACCTGGAGAGGTGTCCGAGAGGCCGAAGGAGCACGGTTGGAAACCGTGTGTGGCGTAAGCCACCGGGGGTTCGAATCCCCCCTTCTCCGAAGAATCTAATCCTTGAGTTTGACCTCATCCCCGGCAGGGGACCGGGGGCATAGTATCTATTAAGGATAAAGGATCGCCAAAAACCCATGTCCTACCAGGTAACCGCCAGAAAGTGGCGGCCTCAGAGCTTCGACGAGGTCGTCTTCCAGGACCATGTTTCCAAGACACTGAAAAACAGCATCGAGAAGGGGCGCGTCTCCCACGCGTACCTGTTTTCCGGTCCCCGCGGCGTGGGCAAGACCACCATGGCGAGGATCCTGGCCAAGGCCCTCAACTGCGAGACAGGGCCTACGCCGAACCCCTGCGACAAGTGCGACAACTGCCGCGAGATACGGAAGAGCACGTCCTTTGACGTCATCGAGATCGACGGCGCCTCAAACAACAGCGTCGACGACATCCGGGAGCTCCGCGAAAACGTGAACTTCGCACCGGTGAAATCCACGTACAAGGTCTACATCATCGACGAGGTGCACATGCTGAGCACCGCGGCGTTCAACGCCCTCCTGAAGACCCTCGAGGAGCCGCCGCCCCACGTCGTCTTCGTTTTCGCCACCACGGAGATACACAAGATACCGGACACCATCCTGTCCCGGTGCCAGAAATACTTTTTCAAGAAGATACCGGTGGATCCCATCGTCGCGCACCTCAGCACCATCGTGCAGCGCGAGGGATACCGCATATCCGAAACGGCCCTCTACCCGATCGCGCGGGCGGCGGAGGGCTCGATGCGAGACGCCCAGTCGCTCCTGGACCAGGTCATATCCTTCTCCGACCTGCGCAGGGGCGGCGACGCCGAGATCGGCGAGGAGGACGCCCTCTCCATACTGGGCATCGTCCCGATGGAGAGCTACGCCGCGCTCCTCGGGGCCGTGGGCGATACCGACGCCGCCGCGGTCATGGCAGAGGTGCACCGCGTCGCGCTCCTGGGCGTGGATATTCCGCGCTACGTGGGGGGCCTCGTGGACATGCTCCGCACCATTCGGCTCATGAGGAACGGCGTGTCCCTCCACGAACTCCTCGGCCTCTCCGAGGAGGAGATCGCCATGGCCCGGGCCCTGTCGGCGCGCTTTTACGACGAGGAGCTCTCGATGATGTTCCGCATCGCCGCCGATCTGCAGGGCGAGCTCAAGTTTTCGAACAACGAGCGCATCAACCTGGAGATGTCCCTCCTTGACATGGTGGCGGTGAAAAAGGCGCCGTCCCTCTCTTCGATCATAAGCAAGCTCGAGGGGACCGCACAGCAGGCGGCCGCGCAGCCTGCGCGGGTCGAGCCGGCCCCGGCTCAGAAGAAGGCGCGCGCGGCGGAAACGCCCCAGGCCCAGCGAAAGAGCGGCGACGCGCCGACACCGGCGCCGGCGGCGCAGCCGGGCCCCGCGCCGTCACCCGGTTCCGTATTCAGGCACTGGGAAAGCTTCCTCGACGGGATCAAGGACAGCAAGCAGTACCTTCACTGCGTCCTGGCGCCGTCCTCGGTGTCGGTGGAGGGAGATACCCTGTACATATCCTTTCCGGGCGGGGCGGACAATACCTATTATTCGCGCATCCTTGAGCAGAAGAACCTTGATTTGATAAAAAAAGAAATGTCCGGCCTCTACGGCAGGCCCCTCAAGGTCGTGGTGGGGTCCGGCAGCGGCGCCGGGCGGGGCGAGGCAACGGCCCCGAAAAAGAGCGGGTCGCCCCAATCCGGCGCCAGGAGAGGAGGCGCCGTCGCGGAAGAATCCGCGCCGATCCCGCCGCCGGAAGCGGAGATGGTGAAGAATCCCGGCGCGCAGGAGTTCGTTCCGGAAGACAAGACCGTCGAGAAGATAAAAAACGCCTTTCACGGGCAGATAATAGATAAAGGAGACAAGTGATGCTGAAAGGACTTGGCGATATCGGAAACCTGATGAAGCTCCAGAAGGAGTTCAAGACCATACAGAAAAAGATCATGGGCGCCACCCGGGAGGGCCAGGGCGCCAACGGCAAGGTGAAGGCCGTGGTGAACGGCGAGTACAAGCTTCTCACCCTTTCCATCGATCCGGAGTATATGAAAAGCGCGTCGCCGCGGGAGCTGGAGAAAGCGCTCCTCGCCGCGGTCAACGACGCGGTGGACGAAGTCAAGGGCTATTCCGCGGCTGAAATGGAGAAGCTCACCGGCGGGCTCAATATTCCCGGGCTCGGGGGGCTGGGGAGCCTGTTCAAGTAAAAATGACCTCACCCCCCGCCCGGGAGGGGATGCGCTAAATTTAACCCCTCACCCCCTCGATCCCCCTCTCCCATTGAGAATTGAAAAAAGGAGAGGGGGGAGTTTTCACTTAGTGTTTCGGAAACCCTCTCCTTTTTTCCGAGTTATATGGGAGAGGGTGCCCCGGAGGGGCGGGTGAGGGCGTGAATTATTAAATCAGGCATAACCATGAAATCATCCGCCTATCTCGAAGCGCTGATAAAAAAATTGTCCAAGCTACCCGGCATCGGGCCGAAGAGCGCGTCCCGCATAGCGTTCCATATGCTGGGCATGCACCGGGACGATGTGGAGGGGCTGGCGCGGGCGATGGTGGAGCTGAAGCGGAACACCTTCACCTGTTCCCTGTGCGGCGGAATCTCCGACGGCGAGATCTGCGCCATCTGCCTGGACCCGGGGCGCGACACGGGGCTTCTCTGCGTGGTGGAGGACGCGAAGGACGTTCTCACCATTGATGGGACCGGCGAGTACCGGGGCCTCTTCCATGTCCTCCACGGCCTCATATCTCCCCTGGATGGCATCGGGCCGGACGAGCTGAACATCCGCGCCCTTGTTGAAAAATGCCGCGGCGGGACCCTGCGCGAGGTGATACTGGCTCTGAACCCGTCGGTGGAGGGAGACGCCACGTCGCTCTATATCGCGCGCCTCATCAACCCCCTGGGCGTGTCCGTAACGAGAATCGCCCACGGATTACCCGTGGGCGCAGACCTGGAATTTGCCGATACCGCGACTATTATCAAGTCGCTTGAGGGAAGGGTTAAGATGTAGCCCGGACCCTAGTCGACGAGCTTTTTCTCAACGTACTGCGAGATGATGGAGTTTCTCTGCTCGTCGGAGCTCACAAACTGGCAGCCGTACCGCCACTTTGACATGAGCTTTCGCGAAAACATCACCTGGAGCTTGTCTTTTCTCATCTGCGGCCCGATTTTGTACAGGATGTTGATGACCGCCTCGTTCAGGTTGTCCCGTTCGCTTTCGAAAGCCAGCCCGCCGACGGAAATGTTGTTGAACCAGCATTCGTTTGCCGCGGGATTATCGTCATTTTCCACTATGAAGTATGACGGCTGGTAAAAATCAGCCCTTGGAAATATCCTGCTGTTTTTTTGTTTTTTGCTGAATATCATCATGTTCCCCCGTTGAATGATATAGATTATTTCGAGACCGCCACTACACCCTGGACCCGATAGTTCGACACTGCGTTATGGAAAAAGTTTTGTTTTTATCCGTTTTCGCTGCTTTTTAAATCCTGATATTTTGTATAACATATGAGTTTATCACATTGACTTATTTTTGTCAATTTAAGTTTACATTATATACCTGATTTGACCGGATAAAGTGCAATTTTCATTATTTTTTAATCTAAATGACAAACGGATGTTGGGTGATTTCGTCCTCCGGGATTGCTTCGTTATCCCGATGGAATCGTGACTCTCCGCAATGACAGGCTTGATGATTATCGGCAATTCAAGATATCTTCCAGTATGCCGGAAAAGGTTTTCCGGGGAATGATTATTTCTTCTTTTTCTTTTTTCCCTCGATCTGGATTTCGATGGGTATCCCTTCGAGGCCCAGCTCTTTCTGCATCGATTTTTCAAAGTAGCGGACGATATCCTTCCTGAATTGCTCAGGGTTGTTGACGAAAAGCTTGAAGCGGGGCGGCATCGATTCAGTCTGGGTGGCATAGTATATGCGAATGGTGCTCTGGAGCTGGGGGATGCGTCGCGACGATTGTATCTGCGCCAGGACGCGGTTCAGCCGCGGGGTGTCGATTTTCCGGGAGGCCCTGTCCCGGAGGTCAAGGGCCGTTTCGATGATCCGGTGGAGCCTCTGCTTGTTCTTCGCCGATATGGAAATGATGGGAAAATCGCTTGCCTTGTAGAACTGGAACTTCAGCCGGTCGATGAAAGCGTCGAAGGTCTTATGGTCCTTTTCGATCATGTCCCACTTGTTCACGGCGATGATCACGGGCTTGCGGACCTTCATGATCTCGTCGGATATTTTCTTGTCGGTCTCGGTGAGTCCCGCCACGGCGTCGATGAGGTGGACGACGACATCGCTCCGATCGATCGATTCGATGGTGCGGGTGAGGGAGTAGAAATCGACGGCGTCGGTGATGCGGCTCTTCTTCCTGATGCCGGCGGTGTCTATGACGGTGATCCTCTTCTTGTGGTAGATGAAGTCCTCGTCGATGGAATCCCGGGTGGTGCCGGGTATGTCCGATACCACCGCGCGTGTGTAGCCAATGAGGGAATTCAGGAGCGTGGATTTTCCCGAGTTGGGCCTCCCGACGATGGCGAGCTTCAGGTCCGCTTCGGGGCGCGCAGTCCTTTTCACCGGCAGCAGCCCGAGGACCTTGTCCATGAGCAGGGCCATGTTGAACTGCGTCTTCGCCGAGATCGGCACGATGTCCTGGAACCCCATCTCGTAAAAATTCGTCATGTTCTGTAACAGCTCTGCGCCGTCCATCTTGTTGACCGCGATGATGGCCGGTATCGCCAGCTTGCGGATGATCTCGGCCAGGTCCATGTCAAAGGCCTCCGGCGCCGGGTTTTCCATCAGGAGGATGATGATGGAGGCCTTTTTCAGGTATTCGCGGGCGTTGGACAGGATCGGCTCCGAAAGCTCCGATGAATCCGGCAGGTCGAGGCCGGGCGTATCGGCGAGGGTGAACATGATCGATTGGTAATCGACGGTGTATGACAGAACGTCCCTGGTCAGGCCCGGCACTGCGTCTACGATGGCTTTCTTCTGCCTGATGATGGCGTTGAACAGGGTGGACTTGCCGACGTTCCGCCTGCCGACGATGGCAACGATGGGTATATTACTCATGGCTTCCTGCTTTGGTGTCGCTGGGCAGTATCGTTTCGCCGCCTTTCAAATTCAAGCATTTAACAAATGATATGGGACATAATATTTTGCTTGAATTTTTTACCGCCATGGTGTATGGTCATTGCCGGAGTGTATCAGGCGGCGGCAGGAGGTGTATATGTGGATTGAAGGAAAGGGGGACATCATGATGCCGCTGCCGTGATACCGTAAGCCGGGATCCTTTAAATAAATATGTATGAGGTGGGGAATGGCAGCAAAATCTGTAAGTCTCATCAACTATCTGATCAAGGGCAAAGAGTCGAGAAAAAAGACGCTCCTCAAGGAGCTGAACGCGGTGAACGGGCAGATCGCGAAACTCAAGTATGAAATGAAAATCGCGGCGAAGCGTGAGGCCGCAGCCAAGAAATCGAAGGCGAAAAAAAAGAAATAATCAGCCATGCTTTTTCCGTGAAAAAGCCATACTATTGATATTAAGGAGGGAATGCCCTCCTTTTTTTATCGGGCAATAAAATAATTGATTAAAATCAGGTATTATTCGATAATATGAACAGCAGCGCCAGTGTCAGCGCATGCACCAATTATTGGCAGGGGATCGGTCGTGATCCAGATAAACCAGAGAAAAAACAGGGATTTCCAGGAATTCGAAGATGTCGAGGAAGTCGCCAGCATCCTTAAATCCCAGTTCACCAACCGCAGGCTCTATATCAAATACGCGGTGGATAAAACCGAGATAACCATCAATGAATACAATTCCGATGGCACCATGATGGTGGTTACCGATCCAAACTACAAGAACGAAGGCAACACCATCATAATATACGGCCTGTCCGACAAGTATGTCGAGGTGGATCTCGAGATAATCGAAGAGCGCGGTCCCGGCTATTATCACTGCAAGGTCAAGACCGCGCGACGCGCCCTGCGGGGACGCCGCGACCTGCGATTCAAGGTCGCGCCGGACGACGTGGTGGCCACCAATTTCAGGATTTCGCGACACACCATAGACGTCTCGAGCTTCAATATCCCGACCAGCATCAAGGTCGTCCTCGAGCAGTTCCAGTCCCAGAACTCGAAGATGAGCGATGTGCTCCGCGTGGACGTGTTCAAGCCCGACGACAGGGACCGTCTCCTCGTCCAGATGAAAAAGAGCGGCAAGACCCTCTGGATCGCGAACACCGCCGAGGCCGATTCATACAATGCGATGAATGACGATTTTATAGACATGCATGACCTGTACGGGGACGACCTCCCCGCGGTCATGAAACGCTATATCGAGAGGGGCTACAAGTCGATCCTGGCGGTTCCCATCATCTACATCACCGAGTCGTCGTCATCGGTGCCCTTCGCCTACATCCAGCTCATATCGAAGAGCAAGAATTTCTCCATCGATGACGTTCTCTCGGTGAAAGATCATTCGTTCAAGCTGATCGACAGGATCAGGGACGCCAATACGCACCTCATCCCGATGCACCAGCGGGTGGTGGACATCAGCCGCGGCGGAGCGAAGCTCAGGATCACGGACAAAAATCTGCAGAAATACATCATGCGATCCAAGGGATTCATATTCGACCTGGTGTTCAAGCTCCAGGCCCCCATCACGATATTCGGCGAGGTCAAGGTTTCCTACACGGACGACGATGATAACCTGATGGTCGGTGTCGACTTCGAGGGGAACTCGTCCCGCAAGGACGAGATGAAGCGGTACTACTCGATCCTCAAGCCGATGGAGACCGATTACAAGGCGAAGCTCCTGAAGTCGATGAAAAACCGTAAAAAGGAGACGCCCTCTCCGCCGCCCGAACAGTAGGGCGCCTTCATTTGTTTTCCCTTAATTCCTTCGCGATTTCCGCATCTGATTTTCTCGCATAATAGGGCACGACCCTGTTGTAATCGCCGTAGCCGGCGGGACTCTTCAGGTATGTTTCACGGACCAGGCCGCAGATGACGGTCCCGGACGGCTTGAAATTATCCAGGAATACTCCATGCTCCAGGGTGGCGGCGGCCTGCCTGTATTTTTCAACGCCGTTGCCGATGAGATAGGTCTTCCGCGACCGGTCCGCGCCGTCCAGCAGTCGTTCCATCGGGTAATCCCCTGGCGCTATGACCTCCCG harbors:
- a CDS encoding DUF1577 domain-containing protein, with the protein product MIQINQRKNRDFQEFEDVEEVASILKSQFTNRRLYIKYAVDKTEITINEYNSDGTMMVVTDPNYKNEGNTIIIYGLSDKYVEVDLEIIEERGPGYYHCKVKTARRALRGRRDLRFKVAPDDVVATNFRISRHTIDVSSFNIPTSIKVVLEQFQSQNSKMSDVLRVDVFKPDDRDRLLVQMKKSGKTLWIANTAEADSYNAMNDDFIDMHDLYGDDLPAVMKRYIERGYKSILAVPIIYITESSSSVPFAYIQLISKSKNFSIDDVLSVKDHSFKLIDRIRDANTHLIPMHQRVVDISRGGAKLRITDKNLQKYIMRSKGFIFDLVFKLQAPITIFGEVKVSYTDDDDNLMVGVDFEGNSSRKDEMKRYYSILKPMETDYKAKLLKSMKNRKKETPSPPPEQ